In a single window of the Trichoderma breve strain T069 chromosome 6, whole genome shotgun sequence genome:
- a CDS encoding major facilitator superfamily domain-containing protein — translation MQLFQSKKTAETPPGMDLAMQTGNVEKEPVSVQNENAAVQQPSIDPELERRVVRKTDMNLVPLVMALYLLAFLDRSNIGNARIAGMSTDLNLIGDRYDWLLTIFYIPYIIFEFLGIMWKVVPPHIWATIVVFIWGLVSTLQAVTHSWGAEMALRFLMGAAEAGYGPGIPFLLSFFYLRHEVGFRCGVFLSAAPLANTFAGALAYGITSGHPSIAKWRVLFLVEGLPTIVMAAVAYFYLPDSPEKAKFFDEDERRVAIARSVRQAGSSARIGGVDWVDFLRGLTDIKAWFTGLMYFSCNVSFASLPVFLPTILSEMGFSDVTAQGLTAPPFFLSFLITLITPYIADRTQQRAFMLIILTIIGGVGYVILASAKSVGARYFGVFMAAGGIFPSIANILPWVLNNQGSDTRRGAGIVLLNVIGQCGPLLGTRLYPSKEGPFYVKGQSVCAAFMFFTTLLVIGLRILLAWENKKLDQKYGTIEEQKARIAEAQEQGQVATQPVAVENYGPMFRYVL, via the exons ATGCAGCTTTTCCAGTCAAAGAAAACGGCAGAGACACCGCCAGGCATGGATTTGGCCATGCAAACAGGCAATGTTGAAAAGGAGCCTGTGTCTGTTCAAAACGAGAATGCTGCCGTGCAGCAGCCCTCCATCGACCCTGAACTGGAGCGGAGAGTCGTCAGGAAAACAGACATGAACCTCGTGCCATTGGTCATGGCTCTAT ATCTTCTTGCTTTCCTTGATCGGTCCAATATTGG GAATGCGCGCATTGCCGGAATGAGTACTGATCTTAATCTGATTGGAGATCGTTACGATTGGTTGCTCACAATATTCTATATCCCTTACATCATATTTGAGTTCCTTGGGATAATGTGGAAGGTCGTGCCACCACACATCTGGGCAACCATTGTTGTTTTCATATG GGGGCTGGTATCGACTCTTCAAGCGGTCACCCATTCATGGGGAGCGGAAATGGCACTTAGATTCCTCATGGGAGCCGCTGAAGCAGGCTACGGACCAGGAATCCCGTttctgctttctttcttctatCTCCGACATGAAGTAGGCTTCCGCTGTGGAGTCTTCCTCTCCGCTGCTCCTCTTGCCAATACTTTTGCAGGAGCCCTTGCATATGGTATCACATCAGGTCACCCATCCATTGCGAAATGGAGGGTATTGTTCCTCGTAGAAGGACTGCCTACAATTGTCATGGCAGCTGTGGCCTACTTCTATCTCCCAGATTCTCCcgaaaaggccaagttctttgatgaagatgagagaagagTAGCCATTGCAAGAAGTGTCCGTCAAGCAGGCTCTTCTGCCAGGATAGGCGGAGTCGATTGGGTGGACTTTTTGAGAGGGCTGACTGACATCAAAGCTTGGTTCACTGGG CTCATGTATTTCAGCTGCAATGTTAgctttgcttctcttccagTTTTTCTGCCCACGATTCTCTCAGAGATGGGGTTTTCTGATGTAACTGCTCAAGGCTTAACAGCCCCTCCATTCTTCCTGTCTTTTCTCATCACTCTCATCACGCCTTACATTGCAGATCGAACTCAGCAGCGTGCCTTTATGCTCATCATTCTTACTATTATCGGCGGTGTGGGCTATGTTATCCTGGCATCTGCCAAGTCAGTTGGAGCCCGCTATTTTGGAGTCTTCATGGCAGCCGGAGGCATTTTCCCTTCCATTGCTAATATTCTTCCTTGGGTATTGA ATAACCAAGGCAGCGACACTCGCCGAGGAGCCGGAATCGTCCTTCTCAACGTTATCGGGCAGTGCGGCCCTTTGCTGGGCACCCGACTGTATCCGTCCAAGGAGGGCCCCTTCTACGTAAAGGGGCAGTCGGTTTGTGCGGCGTTTATGTTCTTTACCACGCTACTAGTCATTGGTTTACGAATTCTGCTCGCCTGGGAGAATAAGAAGCTAGATCAGAAATACGGGACTATTGAAGAACAGAAAGCGCGAATTGCTGAGGCACAGGAGCAAGGGCAAGTTGCCACTCAGCCTGTGGCGGTAGAGAATTACGGGCCTATGTTTAGATATGTGCTATAG